In one window of Tellurirhabdus rosea DNA:
- a CDS encoding glycosyltransferase family 2 protein: protein MPRLSIITVTYNAERFLERTIQSILACGPQPELEYLVIDGGSGDGTLEIVKNHKSHISRWISEPDRGLYDAMNKGLAMASGDFVWFLNAGDEVYDATVIPALLHAIDTQQADVYYSDALFVEDGGRVVGLRSKVTPHTLPRHLTWRDMALGMKVCHQAFIARRSIAPTYPVDNLSADIDWEIRCLKAARKIVFLEFILCRYLTGGLSVQRHRQSLMDRFKVLADHFGYAATVWNHGRILLRAALFRINTPNE, encoded by the coding sequence TCTGGCCTGCGGCCCGCAGCCGGAACTGGAATACCTGGTCATCGACGGCGGCTCCGGCGACGGTACCCTTGAAATCGTTAAAAACCACAAAAGCCACATTTCCCGCTGGATTTCCGAGCCGGACCGCGGGCTGTATGACGCTATGAACAAAGGGCTGGCGATGGCTTCCGGCGACTTCGTCTGGTTTCTGAACGCCGGCGACGAAGTGTACGACGCGACGGTGATTCCGGCCCTGCTGCACGCCATCGACACCCAGCAGGCGGATGTTTATTATTCCGATGCTCTTTTTGTGGAAGACGGCGGCCGCGTGGTGGGTCTGCGGTCGAAAGTCACGCCGCATACCCTGCCGCGCCACCTGACCTGGCGCGACATGGCGCTGGGCATGAAGGTCTGCCACCAGGCTTTTATCGCCCGGCGCAGCATCGCCCCGACCTACCCTGTTGACAACCTGAGCGCCGACATCGACTGGGAAATCCGCTGCCTGAAAGCGGCCCGCAAAATCGTATTTCTCGAATTTATCCTCTGCCGCTACCTCACCGGCGGTTTATCCGTGCAGCGGCACCGCCAGTCGCTTATGGATCGTTTCAAGGTCCTGGCCGACCATTTCGGCTATGCGGCTACAGTTTGGAACCACGGCCGCATCCTGCTGCGGGCGGCCCTTTTCAGAATCAACACCCCCAACGAATGA